One window of the Diospyros lotus cultivar Yz01 chromosome 12, ASM1463336v1, whole genome shotgun sequence genome contains the following:
- the LOC127813913 gene encoding AT-hook motif nuclear-localized protein 23-like — protein sequence MAGLDLGTASHYIHQLHRSDLHLQRQPHHDDDENKGRNLDQFSDDHQGLELVATNACSSDLVARRPRGRPPGSKNRPKPPVIITRESANTLRAHILEVGNGCDVFECVATYARRRQRGICILSGSGTVTNVSLRQPASPGAVVALHGRFEILSLSGSFLPPPAPPGATSLTVFLAGGQGQVVGGNVVGELVAAGPVIVIAASFTNVAYERLPLEDEDQLQIQPPVSQASGGGGLLHGGNNPFPDPSSGLPFFNLPLNMPNCQLPVDGPWAANSAGRPPF from the coding sequence ATGGCTGGCTTGGATTTAGGCACTGCTTCTCATTACATTCATCAGCTCCACCGCTCGGATTTGCACCTCCAGAGACAGCCCCATCATGACGATGATGAAAATAAGGGTCGGAATCTGGACCAGTTTTCCGACGACCACCAAGGCCTTGAGCTCGTCGCCACCAACGCCTGCTCCAGCGATCTCGTTGCTCGCCGCCCCAGAGGTCGGCCACCCGGATCCAAGAACAGGCCAAAGCCGCCCGTTATTATCACTAGAGAGAGTGCAAACACCCTCCGAGCTCATATTCTGGAGGTCGGCAATGGCTGCGACGTCTTCGAGTGCGTGGCGACGTACGCCCGCCGCCGGCAGCGCGGGATCTGCATACTGAGCGGCAGTGGGACGGTGACGAACGTGAGTTTGAGGCAGCCGGCCTCGCCTGGCGCTGTGGTTGCCCTACATGGGAGATTCGAGATTCTGTCGTTGTCAGGATCGTTCTTGCCCCCGCCGGCGCCGCCGGGGGCCACGAGCTTGACGGTGTTTCTGGCTGGAGGGCAGGGCCAGGTGGTGGGAGGGAACGTGGTGGGCGAGCTGGTGGCGGCTGGGCCGGTGATTGTGATTGCGGCGTCGTTTACTAACGTTGCTTATGAGAGGCTGCCGTTGGAAGATGAGGATCAGCTGCAGATTCAGCCGCCCGTGTCGCAGGCATCCGGAGGAGGCGGGCTTCTTCACGGCGGCAACAACCCCTTTCCGGATCCATCTTCCGGCCTTCCTTTCTTCAATTTGCCTCTCAATATGCCTAATTGTCAGTTGCCCGTGGATGGACCATGGGCAGCAAATTCAGCTGGCCGCCCGCCATTTTGA